The nucleotide window ATAAGTAAAATTCGGGTTGTTCTCTAACTAATTGTTCTGTTAGGCTAATATATTTATCTGTAATTTTATAATTTTCAAACTCATTTGGGTGTTCAGCAATTAACTCAAAAGTAGTTTCATAAAACCCTCTTTTTACTCTTTTTGTAGCGCAATTAATGACCACTAAATTAAACTTTTTAGAGAGGGTTTCTGCACCTACATGAAAAGGTACTTTTACCCCAAAAAATTCTTTCCAATAAAGCGTGTGTTCAACTTGTGGAGATTGATCGCTAATTAATAAATATGCCCCTTGAATTTTATTCTTAAAATCACTGTAAATTGCTTTTACAGTTTTCGTAGATTCATAGCATTTAAAACCAAAACGTTCTCTTGATGCTTTTACAGTTTTGTTGAAAAATCGATTACCAATTTTTGTGTAAGCCCCATTAACACAAGTTTTTAAGACTAAAGGCGAGTTTACAGACCACTCCCAATTGGCTTGATGAGCACTTACTAAGGCAATACTTCTTCCTTGATTTATGTATTTGTTTACAAGCTCTGGATTTGAATATTTATAACGTCTTAAAATCTCTTTTTCAGAGATAGAAATAGCCTTAAGTGTTTCTATAAAAAGGTCAGAAAAATGTTTAAAAAATTCTTTTCTAATTCTAAGAATTTCCTTTAGTTTTTTGTCAGGAAAAGCAAGTTTTAAGTTGTCTAAAACTAACTTTTTTCTGTAGCTAAAAATATAATATACAAAAACAAAAATTATGCTAGAAATCACATGTAAAATTCGCATTGGAATTTTAGATATTAACCAAATGATAGGATATAAAAATAGAAAAAATAAATACTGCATATTTTTGTTT belongs to Polaribacter dokdonensis and includes:
- a CDS encoding lysophospholipid acyltransferase family protein; the protein is MQYLFFLFLYPIIWLISKIPMRILHVISSIIFVFVYYIFSYRKKLVLDNLKLAFPDKKLKEILRIRKEFFKHFSDLFIETLKAISISEKEILRRYKYSNPELVNKYINQGRSIALVSAHQANWEWSVNSPLVLKTCVNGAYTKIGNRFFNKTVKASRERFGFKCYESTKTVKAIYSDFKNKIQGAYLLISDQSPQVEHTLYWKEFFGVKVPFHVGAETLSKKFNLVVINCATKRVKRGFYETTFELIAEHPNEFENYKITDKYISLTEQLVREQPEFYLWSHKRFKHKDKYEIWEKNKKVKLKNKVVK